In Pseudorasbora parva isolate DD20220531a chromosome 20, ASM2467924v1, whole genome shotgun sequence, a single window of DNA contains:
- the LOC137049543 gene encoding CD5 antigen-like, which translates to MLYAIWLILLQVLGNSASVEAGVRLIDGSNFCSGRVQVLYQGKWLSVCYVWWGLLESNVVCRELGCGLEAEVVAYSGEDLFWAERSWVKQPKCSGNELSLTKCPVTSQENVKDNSCPQDLYAGVICHSDTTRLVSGSNSCSGRVEVFYNGQWGTVCDNGWDLADAAVVCRERGCGDAVEAKTAAYFGQGSGPVLINLVDCLGNEAALKQCNLDRQVQNNITHLQDAGVICSGGIIDTIRSPGSPSSVKMLLRIEVKTDSNINPNDPAIISKLSEEMSKLQLSGPFMWTWKTQSDGKVFQKGSQKKKVSRTTCK; encoded by the exons ATGCTGTACGCTATATGGCTGATTTTACTTCAAG TTCTGGGAAATTCAGCGTCAGTCGAGGCTGGGGTCAGACTAATTGACGGCAGCAACTTCTGTTCTGGAAGAGTGCAAGTTCTCTATCAGGGAAAATGGTTATCAGTGTGTTACGTATGGTGGGGTTTGTTAGAATCAAATGTGGTCTGTAGAGAATTAGGCTGTGGTTTGGAAGCTGAAGTAGTAGCATATTCTGGGGAAGACTTATTCTGGGCAGAACGATCATGGGTAAAACAGCCAAAATGTTCGGGGAATGAATTGTCACTGACAAAATGCCCAGTGACTTCACAGGAAAATGTAAAAGACAACTCATGCCCACAAGATTTGTATGCCGGAGTCATCTGTCACT CCGACACAACTAGACTGGTGAGTGGCAGCAACTCTTGTTCTGGACGAGTGGAGGTTTTCTACAACGGTCAGTGGGGAACGGTGTGTGATAATGGCTGGGATCTGGCAGACGCTGCAGTGGTGTGTAGAGAGAGGGGTTGTGGAGATGCTGTCGAGGCGAAGACTGCTGCTTATTTTGGACAAGGATCTGGTCCAGTATTAATAAATTTGGTTGACTGTCTTGGGAATGAGGCTGCACTGAAACAATGTAACTTAGATCGCCAGGTGCAGAACAATATCACACACCTTCAAGATGCTGGAGTCATCTGCAGTG GAGGAATCATAGACACTATAAGAAGCCCTGGCTcaccatcgagtgttaaaatgctgTTGAGGATTGAGGTGAAAACTGACTCCAATATCAACCCAAATGATCCTGCAATCATAAGCAAACTCTCGGAGGAG ATGTCGAAGTTACAATTAAGCGGACCTTTTATGTGGACTTGGAAAACTCAGTCAGATGGAAAAGTGTTCCAGAAAGGCTCCCAGAAAAAGAAAGTTTCAAGAACTACATGTAAATGA